ttcgtacaccatggttcctgtatcctatcatgactcccctgtctcatcggaacatgtctatgcagagctccacacaaatatcccctgaatatttgccacatatcttccgtacttttcccagagaaaacctgttcccaatttaatcttccaatttcctgcctgagagcctcataattccctttactccaagtaaacacctttctagcctgtctgttcctatccctctccagtgctaacataaaggagatagaattatgatcactatcaccaaaatgttcacccactgagagatctgacacctgaccaggttcattacccaatatcaaatcaagcacagcctctcctcttgtaggtctatctacatactgaacacacctaacaaactctaccccatctaaacccctcacgtTCTGGAGATGATTGCTTTTATTCTGGATTATTCTTATATTGCAATTATTCTGGAGAATAATTGCTTTTGTTTTACTAGTAGCTCAAATTGATGATAAATTCTTATTTGGCAGCAAGGTAAGAAGTGTTGGAAGGTCATTTCTAAAATAATGCAGCTTTGGAATTTGCTCTTCACAGTTCTTCAATCACACTTCTGAAATTCTTGGAGAGCAGGGCACTCTACCCAAATCTAATCATCTGGAAACAAATTGATATGTTAGTTTTCAATGTTAACATGTCATAGGTTGCATGCACACTGCGCTGTTATTTCCATTCATTAAAAGCTGAAGCTTTCAGGCAAATATGTGCCTCTAGTGCATTCTGAAACCCAAGGATGGATTCAATGCAGATGTTCCGCTGCTTCACAGGAGTTGGAAAAACATGTCATTGATGAAGTGAATGATGACTCCCTGTTGTCAGAGCAATACTTTGTAGCGAAGGTCAGATTCAGACTGTGCCAACTAATTTTGGCAGGCTATTATAATAAAACGTTATGTCACGCCTTGCACAAGAAAACACTCCCTGAGACCTCAGTGTGCAGCGAGGCCATTGCTCATTTTATCCACAGCGGGTGCACAGAGTAACACTTGAAGGTTCGATTTCAAATCAATGCCAAACACATTGCTTTCATAACCTATGGAAAGAATACTACTACCCTTCTTTTGCTGTATAAAACAACCACCGGCTGGCAAAGAGGAGAGCCGCAGTGCTGAAAATTGAACTGTCGGCTGAACAAAAGAAGACTCATAAAATGCCACACACAAAGGAATCAGATAATTTTTAACAGGGCGCTGATCCTGAATGTAGAGAGACATTAAGGTTCGGGCGAGTCTTTGTGTTGTGCGCCTAATCTCATCCTTGATACGCGAATGTTCTCAAGGGTTTGAGCATTCCCTGAAAGCTTCAATAGCCTTCACGCTGCGTTCAAGTCTTGCAAGGCTGTGGTCCATGCAGACTGAAAGACCCTTCAAGGCAGCTTGCCAAACTGAGGCATAAAAGAAACTGTATTTGCATTTATTGGCTCAAtttcacagaaaaaaaagttttcgATCTATAACATTATTAACGTTATATTAACTGTGAGCGTTGGAGTTTATTTGGAGAAATCAGAAGCAATGAACTTGCAAAAATGGTGACAAAACTGTACAGAGATCGAAGGTGTTTTGAGATGAATATAACATTTAGAGTATTTCATTTTCGCCCAATACAATTTCAGTCCAATGACATTTATAATCCAACGCTGGAAACATTAAGAGATGGTGACTGATTGAAATGACTTGGAAACACTGAACACTGAGAGGTTGACACGACTAACAACAATTGGGATGCTGGATCTTGACCTGGGAAGCAAAAACACCGACCCAAACCAAATGCTGCAAGACATCACCAGTCAGGTAACTGAAGAAGCAATGTAAAATATCCAGCTAACATATAGTGGGTTTAAGTTAGTAAACATTAAACAAGCCGCCGTCGAAGTCGACCTTATTCCTGCGTTTATAAGGTTTACAAAAAGGGTTTGAGAAATTCGCAagtatttatttatgtttatacACAATTAACAATTGATATTTTGAACATTTAATGCTGGTATCTGGTGGTTGAACACTTCGACGAGATCTGTTCTCAAATACACGACATAAAGATACTCCAGGTTGTATTTCAATTTGGTGTTTATCTTTAGATCAGCTTTTTTACATCAGCTTCTTGAAAAATGTTCTGTATAGTTGTAGATCCGTTCCAGGACTAACCCTCCTGGATAACATTAACCAAATCATCTCAGAAAACTCAACATCAAAGTGATTTAATACATTTCTTCAAATAATCCAGCCGCATTTGAACTCAGTGGTCTGCTTCCATACCAACACACAACATAATGATTCTATAATCAAGAAATATTTTTGACATTCTCGGCCTGATCAAACGCCTTTGATTAGATTTGCAAATGATGGCCTGATTGACGCCTCTTTGCAGTCCCTGTGTCAGTTTCAACCCATTCACGGGCTAAACATGGGAGAAACTGACACGTACTTAACTTTCAGCACCACGCTTGGTCCGTCTAGTGCAAGCATGGAGAAAAATAGCCATTTTCCAGGGACATCTCATGACCAGCGAAAGAACGGAGACTCGAGAAGTCACCAATAGCACAACCGCCGAGGTACAGCGGGTCCTCAGTCTGACAGATGATAAAGTCTGTCGCCAGTTCTTCACAGACTCGAGTCAATTCCGTCAGTTTTTCGCCTAGTTCCACCGACAAGCCGTTTTCGCGCTGATGTTGTTTTTGATCATCCAGGAGCAGCACGGTGGTGAGATGAGCTATCCACTTAGCGGCCAGCCTGAGGATATCGATTTTCGACACTTCTACTTCAGACAGGACCGGCAGGAGCTTACGCAAGTCCTGAAAAGCCAGGTTGACTCCATGAACCCGTTGTCTCTCCCTTGTGTTGGCAGCTCTTCTCTGACGACTGACCCCTGTCAACATCTTCTTCCTCCTTCGTATTTTCTTTTTCTTCGCCGATCTTTTATCCTGGTCACTGTTTTCTACACAAACCCCATGCAAAACGTCCATAATTTTCGTCTTCTACCGGTGCTCGAAAAGTTGGCTCAAAGTTTTGGCCGCGCAAGCCGAAGCCACATTCAGAAGCCGGGTTCCTTGTTAAAAGTGAACGGCCAGCTGCTTCTGAGCTGCTAAAGTCAGGATGAAAGGAACAAAAGAGGCCACTTGGTTAGATTCAACTTAGAAACTGATTATCATATTGAAAAGAATCGGCCTTTAGAGGCTGCGGATCGTGTGCAATTCCCcgagagggaggagggtgagcCTTGAATTTTACATTGCTGTTTACATATGATTTGTTCAAACCCGAACTCCAGTGTTTCAAATCAAGTTCGGAATAATCTGTAATTCTGCAGTTGATATTCATATACAGAGTCAGTGTCATTATCCACGCCGTGCCGACAACCATGCTGAGTATTGTGTTGATTAACGCAGACGCTGCACTCTTTCAAtgctgatttatttaattgcacGAACTTTATCCAACTACTGTTCTAACCAGGTCgcttatctgaaaaaaaaacggGCAATCTCATAATCTACTTTCAAAGGAAAACTATAATTAATGTTTATCTAAAATACAAACCATGTTGGTATAACACAATGCGCTGATAAGCAAGATAATACAAGACTGGTTATACAGTGTACGTGTTCGAACAAATTATCAATGGTGAATTCCATTTATCGGTGTGTTGATCTTACAGCTGTACCCAGTTGATtagcaaatgaaaaataaaacttaactATATGCTCGggactttgatggtgctggactagcagatttttcgGACTATTACTACACCAACAtattattaattttgtttttataatgttacacagtattattaTAACTTTCCCTGTGAACCAGGTCTGTTTAAAGGGAAATGAGACCATGGTCAATATAAAAAATGTGCAGGAACCATGGCGCAGGTGAATCGAAAGGGAGTGTGGCATAGGTTGACTGGTGAGCCAGACgccgaacc
This genomic interval from Pristis pectinata isolate sPriPec2 chromosome 5, sPriPec2.1.pri, whole genome shotgun sequence contains the following:
- the LOC127570331 gene encoding transcription factor 15-like, coding for MDVLHGVCVENSDQDKRSAKKKKIRRRKKMLTGVSRQRRAANTRERQRVHGVNLAFQDLRKLLPVLSEVEVSKIDILRLAAKWIAHLTTVLLLDDQKQHQRENGLSVELGEKLTELTRVCEELATDFIICQTEDPLYLGGCAIGDFSSLRSFAGHEMSLENGYFSPCLH